GACCGGCGCAGGGAGCTGCTGGGGCTGCTGCGCAACGACGGCTGGGACTGGTCGGACCGGTAGCCATGGACCGCGTCACCTTCTTCTTCGGCGGGTGGGAGCCGGTCGCCCGCGTCCTGGTGGTCGGCACGCTCGCGTACGCCGCGCTGGTCCTGCTCCTGCGCGTCTCGGGCAAGCGCACGCTGGCGCGGATGAACGCCTTCGACTTCCTCGTGACCGTGGCCCTGGGGGCTTCGTTCGGCCGCGTACTGACCGCCCGGAGCGTGGCGCTGGTGGAGGCCTTCGCGGCGTTCGCCCTGCTCGTGTCGCTGCAGTACGGGATGACCTGGATCCAGGTGCGCTCTCCCCGGTTCGCTCGCGCGGTGACGTCGCCGCCCACGCTCCTCTACTTCCGTGGGCGCTTTCTGCGCGACGCCATGCTGCGCGAGCGCGTCACGGAGGACGAGCTGAGGACGGCGGTCCGGGAGCACGGGGCCGGCTCGTTCGACCAGGTGGAGGCCGTCGTCCTGGAGTCGGACGGGCGCTTCGCGGTGATCATGGCGAAGAAGGCGGGCGACGGCTCGGCGCTGGAGTCGATCGGCACGGAGGGGTGAGGGGGCGGCGCGGGTGAAGACCCCCTCACCCGGCGCTGCGCGCCACCCTCTCCCCGCAAGGGGGAGAGGGTTGAGGAAACTCGCTGTCGTGCTCCCCTCCCC
Above is a genomic segment from Longimicrobiaceae bacterium containing:
- a CDS encoding YetF domain-containing protein, which gives rise to MDRVTFFFGGWEPVARVLVVGTLAYAALVLLLRVSGKRTLARMNAFDFLVTVALGASFGRVLTARSVALVEAFAAFALLVSLQYGMTWIQVRSPRFARAVTSPPTLLYFRGRFLRDAMLRERVTEDELRTAVREHGAGSFDQVEAVVLESDGRFAVIMAKKAGDGSALESIGTEG